The Longimicrobium sp. region CCTGGCTCAGATGGGCGGCGGCGGTGGCTGAGGGATGGGACGGCGCTACCCCGGTAGCGCAGGATGACGGCGCCACCTCATACGAGCTGGGCCAGGCGTGGACGGCGAACGGGGACCTCACGGTCAACGCGGTGCGGGTGTGGCACGGGCCCACCTCCGCCAGCGTGCTGAACCGCTCCGCCCGGGTGTGGACCACCGGCGGCGTCCAGTTGGCGGAGGTGCTGCTGGACGATGCGCTGCCGGCCGGCTGGACCACGTTCGAGCTGGAGGCTCCGCTGGAGGTGGAGGCGGGTACCTCGCTGGTGCTCAGCTATTCCACGTTCCGGTACTACGGCGCCACGCCGGGCGGGTACCCCAACGACTCCGCGGACGGGCTGGTCACCTACACATCCGGGCTGTTCACGGAGACAGCCGTACCGGTCCGGCCGACCACGGCCAGCTCCAGCTTCTACGGCGTGGACCTGGTGTACGAAGCGGGGATCGGCGGGAACACGGCGCCGGTGGCCACGCTCGTGGCGACGGTGGCCGGCCGCACCGTGACGGCCACCGCGACGGTGGAGGATGAGGCGCCGGGCACGCTTACCTACCGGTGGGAGTTTGGCGACGGGACCACCGTGCCGAACGGGACCGCGGTGGAGCAGCACACCTACGCCGCGGACGGGATTTACGCCGTGCTCCTGGTGGTCACGGACGCCGGTGGGCTGCGCGACTCCGCGGCCGTCCCGGTGGTCGCGCGCGCCGGCACGCCGGGCGGGATGGACGTGGAGGCGGTGGTCCGGGAGCTGGCCACCCGGCTGGACACCGTGGCCGGGCTCCAGGTCCACCTGGGTCCCCCGCGGAAAGTGAAGGTGCCGGCGGCCGTGGTCGCCTACCCGCGCACCATCAACTACGACAAGACCTATGGCCGCGGGTCGGACTCGATGGTGGTTCCCGTGGTCGCGCTCGTGTCCCGGCTCAACGACGATTCGGCGCTGTCCAGCCTGTCCGCTTTCTCCTCCGGGTTCGGGTCCCGGTCGGTCAAGCAAGTGCTGGAGTCCGGCGA contains the following coding sequences:
- a CDS encoding DUF4082 domain-containing protein; the protein is MAEGWDGATPVAQDDGATSYELGQAWTANGDLTVNAVRVWHGPTSASVLNRSARVWTTGGVQLAEVLLDDALPAGWTTFELEAPLEVEAGTSLVLSYSTFRYYGATPGGYPNDSADGLVTYTSGLFTETAVPVRPTTASSSFYGVDLVYEAGIGGNTAPVATLVATVAGRTVTATATVEDEAPGTLTYRWEFGDGTTVPNGTAVEQHTYAADGIYAVLLVVTDAGGLRDSAAVPVVARAGTPGGMDVEAVVRELATRLDTVAGLQVHLGPPRKVKVPAAVVAYPRTINYDKTYGRGSDSMVVPVVALVSRLNDDSALSSLSAFSSGFGSRSVKQVLESGEYVTFDDLQVSNAEFDVWTMAGVEYLAAVFSVTVMG